In Erythrobacter litoralis HTCC2594, a single genomic region encodes these proteins:
- a CDS encoding alkaline phosphatase D family protein: MVSRRALLGRTALALAASRFLSPVTAIAVQPQPYADGDPFMLGVASGDPRPDGFVLWTRPLGLSGTATVGVEIADDDGFRRIVRSGSVTASPARGHAVHVEPVDLDPARTYFYRFHLDGATSPIGRTATIDPQATRMRLALAACQHWEHGWFSAYRDMVAQEINVLLHVGDYIYEKSFGTGPDVRSFGAPDPFTLDEYRVRHALYRTDPDLQAATAAFPIIATWDDHEVENDYASLQGSVTEDPAAFVARRAAAYQAWFEHMPISPRRLTPHGAADIVRRFEWGALASLSVLDCRQFRTSQPCGRGGQVIADCAEVFDPVATMLGLEQEAWLRDRLANERTRWSLIGQATMVSRLPLPGGGDARWSDIWDGYAASRDRLIAALRQPAVRNAVLLGGDVHSFWANDIPSDPERMEGPVVASEIVTSCLASRSGPEELFTGIQGRNPQVRFHDNDNAGYTLLDIDAERIDGRFRAVRDLTDPNSASFDLRRFAIEDRAPGVRI, encoded by the coding sequence ATGGTGTCGCGTCGCGCATTGCTTGGCCGGACGGCGCTGGCGCTGGCTGCGTCTCGCTTCCTGTCTCCGGTAACGGCCATCGCTGTGCAACCGCAACCATATGCCGATGGCGATCCCTTTATGCTCGGCGTCGCCTCGGGCGATCCGCGTCCTGATGGGTTCGTGCTCTGGACTCGGCCTTTGGGTCTGTCGGGCACTGCTACGGTCGGTGTGGAGATCGCCGACGACGATGGTTTCCGCAGGATCGTGCGCAGTGGTTCGGTCACCGCAAGTCCTGCGCGCGGGCACGCAGTGCATGTGGAGCCGGTCGACCTCGATCCAGCACGCACTTATTTCTACCGTTTTCACCTCGATGGAGCGACGAGCCCCATCGGTCGCACAGCCACGATCGATCCGCAGGCCACGCGCATGCGCCTCGCGCTCGCGGCCTGCCAGCATTGGGAACATGGCTGGTTTTCCGCCTATCGGGACATGGTCGCGCAGGAGATCAATGTTCTCCTGCATGTCGGAGACTACATCTACGAGAAGTCTTTCGGGACCGGCCCCGACGTTCGCAGTTTCGGCGCGCCCGATCCGTTCACGCTGGACGAGTATCGCGTTCGTCATGCGCTCTACCGCACCGATCCCGATCTGCAGGCCGCCACCGCTGCCTTCCCGATCATCGCGACCTGGGACGATCACGAGGTAGAGAATGACTATGCCTCGCTTCAGGGCAGCGTCACAGAAGACCCTGCCGCTTTCGTTGCGCGCAGGGCCGCTGCCTATCAGGCATGGTTCGAACACATGCCGATATCGCCGCGCCGCTTAACACCGCATGGCGCGGCGGACATTGTGCGCAGATTCGAATGGGGCGCCCTAGCCAGCCTCTCGGTTCTCGACTGCCGCCAGTTCCGCACGTCGCAGCCGTGTGGACGCGGCGGGCAGGTGATCGCGGACTGCGCGGAGGTCTTCGATCCGGTGGCGACCATGCTCGGGCTCGAACAGGAGGCGTGGTTGCGCGATCGCCTGGCGAACGAGCGCACCCGTTGGAGCCTGATCGGTCAGGCGACGATGGTCTCGCGGCTGCCCTTGCCGGGCGGAGGCGATGCGCGCTGGTCCGATATCTGGGATGGCTACGCCGCCTCTCGCGACCGCCTGATCGCTGCACTGCGCCAGCCGGCGGTGCGCAATGCGGTGCTGCTTGGCGGCGACGTCCATTCCTTCTGGGCCAACGACATCCCATCCGATCCGGAGCGGATGGAAGGGCCGGTGGTCGCGAGCGAGATCGTCACGTCCTGTCTCGCCTCGCGCAGCGGCCCCGAAGAGCTCTTCACAGGCATCCAGGGCCGCAATCCGCAGGTCCGCTTCCATGATAATGATAACGCCGGATACACTCTGCTCGACATCGATGCTGAACGGATCGACGGCCGGTTTCGCGCAGTTCGTGATCTGACGGATCCCAATAGCGCCAGCTTCGATTTGCGCCGGTTCGCTATCGAGGACAGGGCGCCCGGGGTGAGAATTTAG